In the genome of Ignavibacteria bacterium, the window CTATCTGCGGCAATTAGCGAAATCTGCGGGAAACAGTCTCCCGCAAATCTCGCAGATGTTCGCAGATAATGTTTTTAGAGGGACCTGTAAATGAAAATAGAATACGATAAAGAAGTTGATGCGTTATACATTCGACTTCAAGAAAAACATGTTTTCAAAACAAAAGAAACTGAAGAAGGATTGAATATTGATTTTGACGAGAAAGGAAAACTTATTGGTTTGGAAATTCTTGATGCAACAGAACGGTATTCAAAAAGTGACATCTTCAATTTTGCAACAGAAAATTTAGTTGCAGAATAAATACAAGTTTAAAATACAATTACAAGAACAATCACAAGAAATAGTAAATGCCCATAACTAAAAAAGCCGCTGCGAAGTCTTCGGCGAAAGCGAAAATAACGGATCAGAAAAAATCACCAATCAAAAGTTCAAACGGAAAAGCGCCGAAAGAATTTGTTGATGCGCTCAGCGGATTGACGAAGAAAAAAATTCTTCACGCATATCGCACAATGTATCTCTCTCGTAAACTCGATGAGAAACAACTCACGTATTCCAAACAAGGAAAACAATTTTTCCATATCGGCGCGCCGGGACACGAAGCCGCACAAATAGCAGTTGCAATGGCAATGAAACCCGGCTACGATTGGGCATATCCATATTATCGCGACATCACGTTTGCGCTTGGTTACGGCGAAACGGCGAAAGATATTTTGCTTTCTGCACTTCATCGTGCTGAAGACCCGAATCACGGCGGACGAATGATGCCGTGTCATTACAGCAGCAA includes:
- a CDS encoding DUF2283 domain-containing protein, whose protein sequence is MKIEYDKEVDALYIRLQEKHVFKTKETEEGLNIDFDEKGKLIGLEILDATERYSKSDIFNFATENLVAE